TATATGGAACTACTGATTATGTTATTACCTTTGAAGAATTAGCGGCGATGTTAGATGGTGCAGAGATAGATTTAGAATATCTAGAAGAGGACTCTCTAGATAATGCATCTTTTTATGGTAGGGTATTTGCTAGAAGTGGAGGTTTAACAGAGGCTATAAGACATGTTGTGGGTAAAGAGAAATATGATATAGACTTTGAACCTGTAATTTGCGAAGGGATGAAAGAATGTGAAAAGGCATTAAAAATAGCCAAAGCAAATAAATTAAAATGCAATTTTATAGAAGGAATGGCATGTGAAGGAGGATGTATAGGAGGTCCAGCATCTCTTCATCATGGTCCCAAAGATAGGGGTCAAGTAGATAAATATGGGAAAGAAGCAATGGAGAAGGATGTAAAAGATAGTATAAGGATATTTAATATAGACGGTATAGAATTGGAAAGAGAGATAGAAAAAGACCTATAAAGAGGTCTTTTTCTTTTGGACAAAAAAATGAAATTTTAGTATTATATTTATAACGGTTTTATTAAAATAATGTAATATATCCATATTAGGGGGAAAAATTGAATGACAAAACATATAAAGGTGCAGGTATTGTTGGTATTTAGTTTAATATTTTTCATATTGATTACAGGCTGTAATAAATTAACTAATGAATTAGAGAATATAAAAAATCAAACTGAAGATAATGAAAAAGGACTGGGCAAAAATCAAGTATTAAGAATGGGCTTTAATTCAATGCCACCACAATTGCTACCTCAAACTGCTAGAGACAATGTATCCTTTGATTTATTAAATGCAATATTTGAAGGATTAGTAAGATTAAACTCCAATGGAACAGTGGGACCAGGAATAGCTAAGAAGTGGGAAATAGATGAAACCAAAACAGTGTATACATTTGAATTAAGGGATGCTCAATGGTCTGATGGTACTTATGTAACAGCATATGATTTTAAAGAATCATGGTTAAAAGTATTGGATCCTAAAACCGAATCTCAATACAGCTATTTGCTTTTTAATATAAAAAATGCTCAGAAGTATAATGAGTCTCAAGGTGTGTCTTCAGAAGAAGTGGGGATAGATGTTATAGATAAGCACACATTACAGGTGACTTTAGAGAAACCATCGGATTATTTTATAGATTTGATATCTTTTGTTACATTTTTTCCTATAAAAGATGGGGATATTGAACAGTATGTGGATACCTATTTTAAAGCACCAAAAAATATAATATCAAATGGACCGTTTAAGATAAAGAAATGGGAAAAAGATGGCAATATAATTTTAGAAAAAAATCATATGTATTGGGATGAAAAAAATGTAGTGTTAGATAATATAGAAATAACAGTAATAGAAGATACAAATACTGCTGTAAATTTGTATAAAAAGGGCAAATTGGACGTAATAGAAGTGCCTAGCGAATATATAAATATTTATAAGGACACACAAGAATTTGGTAATATGATCACTGGAAACACATATTATTTGCAGTTTAACAATGAAGATACATTTTTTAAGAATAAAAAGATAAGGATGGCTTTAGCCCTTGCCATTGATAGGAAATCTTTAACAGAGAATATCCTTGCGGATGGTTCAATACCTGCATATGGTATAGTACCATACGGAATAAATGGGAAATATAATACACATTTTAGAAATGAAAATGGAAATTTATTTGATGATATTAATGATGAAAATATAGATAAACATACATTGATGAAATTATTAGATGAAGGTCTTAAAGAGTTGAATAAGACTAAGGAAGATTTAGAACAACATATAGCCTATATAATAGGAAATTCTGATAGACATAAAAAACTAGGTAAAGGATTACAACAGATGTGGATGGACAATCTAGATTTAAATGTAAAGATAGAGTCGTTAGAACTCTCTGAAAGACTAAAGAGATATGATGAAAAAAGATACACATTTGGCATAGCAGGATGGGGAGCAGATTATAATGATCCAGAGACTTTTTTGAATATATTTATAACAGGGGTAGGAAATAACGATTCTTATTGGAGTAATAGTAAATACGATGAATTGATGAACAAAGCAGCCAATAGTTTTGGAGAAGAAAGATTTAATTATATGTTACAGGCAGAAAAATTAATGATAGAGGAAATGCCAGTGTCACCATTATTTTTTGAGGCTAGGAATTTTTTACAAAAGAGTTATGTACAAAGATTGATAAGATATCCAGTAGGAGTTGACAATGAATATAAATGGGTAAATATATTGACACATTAAATTTTAAAGGCACTTTATAATTTTCTATAGTAAATACTATTTCTATAGGTATTTACTATAGAAAAAAATAGTATATACACTAGACAAAATAAATCAACAGTAGTATAATGATATTTGTTGTTGGACGAACTCCTTTAGCTCAGTTGGCTAGAGCACCTGACTCTTAATCAGGGTGTCCAGGGTTCGAATCCCTGAAGGAGTACCAGTGAAATCAATGCTTTCAGACTTTAGTCTGAGAGCATTTTTTATGTTTGACCCCTATTTGACCCCTATTGGATTTCATTGAAAATATGAGCAGTCTTATCCATAGCTTTTCTTTTCTGCTTTAATAACACATGGGTATATAAATCAGATGTTAATTTCATGGAAGAGTGACCTAATAATTCTTGCAATTCTTTCATGTCCATACCTGCTTCCAGACCTCTAGTAGCAAATGTATGCCTTAAATCGTGTGGAGATAATAAAGGTAGACCAATTTGCCTTAAGGACTCTCTTTAAACTCTTAGAAAAGGTACTAAAGCTTATAGGTGCACCATAAATATTAGTAAAAACTAGATTGTGAGGATTGTAATCTTTGCCTAATGAATATCGAGCTTCTCATCTTCCATTTTTTCTTTGTCTTATATTTCCTTTACCTTGACTTCTTGATTTTTAGCCATTGTATACCTCCTTTTACGAACTAGTGTTTGATTATATTGTAGCATAAACATATTGAACATGTAAGCAAAATGAAAAATATTACAAATAAAGAAGGGAAAAGAATATTGGTTGTAGAAATATAAATATTGGAAAATAATCGAAATATATAAATTTATTAGTATTATAAGCTTTTATTAGAATAGGAGAGTGTTTTTATGGATGGTGTTAAGTTCTTTAATATTGTTTCAGGAATAAGCTCAATACTTTCACTTTTAATATCAATATTCCTTGCTAATAAAGTAATAAAACTAAGTAATAAAATTAAAATAGATAACTCAGTGAAAACAGGGAAACAAGTGTCAATTGGTAAGAATAACAATATGGCAGGAAGAGATATAAAATGATGGAAAAGTTAATGCAACTTTTATTAGGAGATAACAATAATGTGGCAGGAAGAGATATTATTAAAAAAGAGTATCATTATGATCCACATCCAATACGATTTTATGAGAAAGATATAGAGGAAATTATTTTATGTTTTTCTGAAGAAATAAAAGAAATGTGTAATATAATTGAAAAGAATGATGATTTCTACAGACCAAACATTGAAGAAAAAAATCGTATTAACAATCTTACCGAAAGATATTTTAAATACATACAAAAAAATAGTTTAAACCACTTTCATAAAATTGAATCTTTCTTATATAATATAAGGAATAAAGAATATTTAAAAAAATATTTAAGTACCGCAAATGAATTAAATAATAAAATAATATGTAATAGAAATCAATTTGAATATTTTGAGAAAATATTTGATGTTATATATAATTACATTGTTGAAAATAATGATTATAATTTAAAATGTGATAAGAATTTAATTTGGATTTTTTTACATTATATGTATTATAATTGTGACATAGGTGATAAATATGATAAAACCACATAAATATATGAATTTAAAATTTTCAATATTAAATATAAGCAGTTTGATTATTCAAGAATTAAAAAACTCACAAGAAAAAAGAATATTATATTATAAATTATACAGCAAAATATGTAATGAACTTGAAGAAGATATTAATGAATTATTTTTAAATACATTAAATTTTTTGTTTGTATTAGGAGTTATAGAATATGATGAAGAAAAAGACAGTGTGGAGTTGATAGGATGAAA
Above is a genomic segment from Clostridiisalibacter paucivorans DSM 22131 containing:
- a CDS encoding ABC-three component system protein, whose amino-acid sequence is MMEKLMQLLLGDNNNVAGRDIIKKEYHYDPHPIRFYEKDIEEIILCFSEEIKEMCNIIEKNDDFYRPNIEEKNRINNLTERYFKYIQKNSLNHFHKIESFLYNIRNKEYLKKYLSTANELNNKIICNRNQFEYFEKIFDVIYNYIVENNDYNLKCDKNLIWIFLHYMYYNCDIGDKYDKTT
- a CDS encoding ABC-three component system middle component 8; this translates as MIKPHKYMNLKFSILNISSLIIQELKNSQEKRILYYKLYSKICNELEEDINELFLNTLNFLFVLGVIEYDEEKDSVELIG
- a CDS encoding peptide ABC transporter substrate-binding protein, whose amino-acid sequence is MTKHIKVQVLLVFSLIFFILITGCNKLTNELENIKNQTEDNEKGLGKNQVLRMGFNSMPPQLLPQTARDNVSFDLLNAIFEGLVRLNSNGTVGPGIAKKWEIDETKTVYTFELRDAQWSDGTYVTAYDFKESWLKVLDPKTESQYSYLLFNIKNAQKYNESQGVSSEEVGIDVIDKHTLQVTLEKPSDYFIDLISFVTFFPIKDGDIEQYVDTYFKAPKNIISNGPFKIKKWEKDGNIILEKNHMYWDEKNVVLDNIEITVIEDTNTAVNLYKKGKLDVIEVPSEYINIYKDTQEFGNMITGNTYYLQFNNEDTFFKNKKIRMALALAIDRKSLTENILADGSIPAYGIVPYGINGKYNTHFRNENGNLFDDINDENIDKHTLMKLLDEGLKELNKTKEDLEQHIAYIIGNSDRHKKLGKGLQQMWMDNLDLNVKIESLELSERLKRYDEKRYTFGIAGWGADYNDPETFLNIFITGVGNNDSYWSNSKYDELMNKAANSFGEERFNYMLQAEKLMIEEMPVSPLFFEARNFLQKSYVQRLIRYPVGVDNEYKWVNILTH
- a CDS encoding tyrosine-type recombinase/integrase codes for the protein MGLPLLSPHDLRHTFATRGLEAGMDMKELQELLGHSSMKLTSDLYTHVLLKQKRKAMDKTAHIFNEIQ